GCATCATCCACGAGCTGCTCGGTGAGAACGCCGAGATCGAGGTGACCTGGGCCGCCGCAGACCACCCGCTGGCCCGCGACGCCGCCGCGGAGGCCGCTTCTGGCGCAGAGCGCGGCAGTGGTGATGACCTGGTCACCCTTCGCGAGCGACCCGTGACCAAGGTAGCCGAGAAGCACCTCATCGCCTTGGAGGTCGAACACACCGCCGGGGCGCGGGTCGCTTCGCTGGCGGTGCGGACCCGCATCCAGCGGACCGTCTCGACGATGCTGCCCGGGCGCTGGCGGGCACTGTGGGACCTGGAGAACGAGGTCGTTCGCTTTGAGGCTCGACCCCGCATGCCCGACAACGTGCCTCATCCGCCCTTCACCCCGCAGCAGGCCGACCACCGTAGGTGGCGCCAGGTCCGCATTCCCTGGGGGGTGGACGAGAACGGCGAGACGCTCTACTGGCGGCCCGCCCTGGAGCCTCACATGGTCGTCACCGGAACCACCGGCGGCGGCAAGACGGTCCTGCTGGACGGCCTCATCCTGGAGATCTGCGCCAACGACTGGCCGTGCATTCTCATCGATGGCAAGGGCACCGAGTTCCTCGGGTTCGCCACCTGGCCCAACGTGCAACTGGTCGCGACCGAAACCTGGGAACACGTCGCTGTCCTGCACCACGTGCGGCGCCTGGTTGAAGAGCGTCGGAAGATGGTCAAGCGCGGCCAGAAGCAGGAGGCCGACTTCAGCCCTCTCTTCCTGGTCATCGACGAGTACGCCGACATCCGCGATGAGGTGACCCGCTGGTACCTGTCGGTCAAACGCTCCGGTGACCCCGCCAAGGCCCCGATGCTGCTGATGCTGGCCTCGATCGCCCGTATCGCCCGCAGCTTCAAGATTCACATCGTGCTCGGCTTGCAGCGCCCAGATACAGAGTTTCTCACCGGAGAAATGCGTGACAACATGCGCGCCCGAGTCGCCATGGGCAAGCTGTCCCCGGACGGGTCGAAGATGATGTTCGACTCCTACAGTGCCGGTGTCGCGGTGCCGAAAATCGCCGGGCGCGCCAACTGTATGGACGGGGACAACCGCATCCGAGAAGCGCAGGTGTGGTGGACACCTGACCCCCGGCGCGTGGAGCCGGACAACGTCGCCGACGTAGAGATCCTGCGGGGCCTGCTGCCGCAGTCCAACAGTCACGAGCGCCTCGTCATCGTCCCGCCCAGCGCCAAACAGAGCGAGGGGAAAGAAGCAGACGCACCGTCCTACCAGGACTATGCCAACGCCGCGCTCGTTCCGGCCCGTGAACGCCCGGACCTGGAGGAGCACGTCATCGACTACCACCGCAAGCTGTTCCTGCAGGCCGACAACCTGCGCGATGAGGCGCATTCGCAAGACATGGGGGTGCTCGTCGAGAATCCGGTCGCCGAACTGCCGGCGGGGTCCTTTGGATCTCCCAGCAACGCGACCTGGGAGGAGGACGACTTCACCACCGAGACGAGCGGCGGTCGTACCAAGGCGTCAGGTTCCGCAGCCGCCGAGGAGGACGCGCAGTGGGCCAACGCGCAACTGGACCCTGACGCGGTGGACGAGATCATCGTCCCGGCCGCCGACGTGCGCGAAGGAGACGTTGCCCAGCTGGAAGGCACGGGCTGGGTACTGATCGACGCGGTCGAGGAGGACCCGATGGACCCCGAGCAGATGTACCGGGTCCTGTCCTGGCGGGCTCTGGACGACAGTGACGCCGGCCTGCACAGCTGCGAAGGGGGACAACTCATCACCGTCCAGCGCGTCGCCTCCGGATTGGACGACCAGTGACCCTCCCAACCACCAACACGACGCAGGCACCGGGTGGAAGCCTGGTCAGGGGACCCGCGTGGCTCAACAAGCCCAGAAGTACCTGCGAGCGCACGAAGGGCCAGCGAGCATGAGCGGCCCGCAGAGCGCGAACTCTGAACCCGACGAACGCATGCAGGTCACGCTGATCGCGATGGCTGTGGCCTCAGCAGTGGGGGTGACAGCGATGTGGAAGGCCGTACTGACCTTCCTCATCGGCTTCGCCGTCCTGGTCCCCGCCGGCGCTGACGTCCTCGTACGCATGCCTGGTGGTGCAGGCGTCGGCCTCGACGCACCCCGGTGCTGGATCGCCGCCGCACTGGTCATGGCCCTCGTCGGACTAGGCGTGAAACATCAGCGCCACCGGCGGCAGCTCGAAAGCCTCTGAGTCGGCGCGTCGAGTCGAGCCACCAGCGGGCAACGCCGCACCGCTCAGACAGCGACTGTCGCAACCGTAGACGAGCATCTCGAAAGGACCCACCGTGATCGATTCCACCCCAGCCGCTACCAGCACACCGAGAACGGCCGGCCGGCGCCTGCCTGAGGCCGGGCCGCGGCGCCAGATGCGCGTGCACTGGTCGGTGCAGTCCGCCTCTCGAGACGCGATCCTGCGCCAAGTCAACGTCCAGCGAGCTGCCTCACTGCTGACCCGCCGCGTCGCGTGTGAGGCAGACCCGGAGCTGTTCTTCGACGACGCCCCGACAGCCCAGCGCGAGGCCCAGCGCATGTGCTGGGACTGTCCTGTACGACGCTCGTGCTTGCTGGTAGGGCTGGAGGCCGAGGCCAACGCTCAAACCAGCAACGGCACCTACAGCAACGGCACGATCGGTGGAGTCACCGCCGCGGTGCGCGAGCCTTGGGTCCGGGCACGACGAGCCCGCCGAACAGGACGAAGAGCCGCCGTCTCTGCAGCGGGCGCGGCGAAGGCAGTACCCGGGGCACTTCCCACACCGTCGTCGCGCTCGACGTCGGAGACGACATCGCGCACCGGGACGCAGCATGCCGGCGAGTCCGCCGTGAGCCCCACCTGGACGAACCAGGCGCCGCACATGCGTAGGTCGGCGTGAACGGCCACGGTGCGCGCATCCCCCTGGCGTTGAGGCAGGGGTGGGCCACCGGCCAGCAAGACCACCCGCGAGTTCACACCACCTCGGAGGACGTCATGCGCACCCCCGCCCCCACGATCGCGTCGAACCGTCCGGAAGGGGTCGATCCCCGAACGGACGCCTGCGGCCAGCAACGGCGTGTGCGCGAACTCAGCTCTGGCGAACGCGCGGCCCTGGGTATCACGTCCAACCTCGACGACCTGGAAGCGCTGCTCGACGACGCGCACTACTTGGCGGCTCGTGAGGATGCGACCTACTGGAACGAGGAGGGCCAGGAGATCGATCCCGATGACTGCGTCGGGGTGGCTGGCTCACCAGCGCTGGAACCAGTGGACCGGGACCACTCGCACACCGGGCCCTTCTCGCTGCGTACCCGGCACGCTCGGCAGTGAGGAAGCGGCCCGGCCAGTTCAATGTGCGCCCGAACATGGGGAGTGAGACGGCCTCGGCGCCGAAGATGAGGTCGCCCAACGCCTGCCGCAGCCTCCAGCGGA
This Kineococcus rhizosphaerae DNA region includes the following protein-coding sequences:
- a CDS encoding FtsK/SpoIIIE domain-containing protein; translated protein: MQTTRSPRGNAALTLTGVESVSAPSAAPRLPPSRKTWPVSAYSCLVGAVAAQGVLPLAGFSQMTILAGAGGVALATATAVNGLRKDRRNEVRDLLAEGLYRLMELPAPQRRRVRCWRWRGLLVGHPQRIRLDYAPIVNDTDPLWLPSILDKVEARLGLTYRLVAHDPARCRIILGLQTETVETEEEEVFPEVVERAERIIHELLGENAEIEVTWAAADHPLARDAAAEAASGAERGSGDDLVTLRERPVTKVAEKHLIALEVEHTAGARVASLAVRTRIQRTVSTMLPGRWRALWDLENEVVRFEARPRMPDNVPHPPFTPQQADHRRWRQVRIPWGVDENGETLYWRPALEPHMVVTGTTGGGKTVLLDGLILEICANDWPCILIDGKGTEFLGFATWPNVQLVATETWEHVAVLHHVRRLVEERRKMVKRGQKQEADFSPLFLVIDEYADIRDEVTRWYLSVKRSGDPAKAPMLLMLASIARIARSFKIHIVLGLQRPDTEFLTGEMRDNMRARVAMGKLSPDGSKMMFDSYSAGVAVPKIAGRANCMDGDNRIREAQVWWTPDPRRVEPDNVADVEILRGLLPQSNSHERLVIVPPSAKQSEGKEADAPSYQDYANAALVPARERPDLEEHVIDYHRKLFLQADNLRDEAHSQDMGVLVENPVAELPAGSFGSPSNATWEEDDFTTETSGGRTKASGSAAAEEDAQWANAQLDPDAVDEIIVPAADVREGDVAQLEGTGWVLIDAVEEDPMDPEQMYRVLSWRALDDSDAGLHSCEGGQLITVQRVASGLDDQ
- a CDS encoding WhiB family transcriptional regulator — translated: MRVHWSVQSASRDAILRQVNVQRAASLLTRRVACEADPELFFDDAPTAQREAQRMCWDCPVRRSCLLVGLEAEANAQTSNGTYSNGTIGGVTAAVREPWVRARRARRTGRRAAVSAAGAAKAVPGALPTPSSRSTSETTSRTGTQHAGESAVSPTWTNQAPHMRRSA